In the genome of Mercurialis annua linkage group LG8, ddMerAnnu1.2, whole genome shotgun sequence, the window GTATCCACCGTTAAAGATTACTGATGATTCGAGCTTCAAATTTTACATGGATATCAAAAAAATGCAAACAGACTTTACCATGTACCCTCTTTGCATAGATGTTCATAGTGATACACTATTGATACAAGCAACCCAACAGAGTTCAAGAAGTATATCTACAGGTATTTCATATTCAGATTATACTAACAATTATCAATTTACAGAGATGGAAGTGGATACATCTGCGATACATCTACCATACAGTGGCGATACCTTTTCAGAAATAAGAAAATATGCTACTCTACTTGCAAAGGACAGTGTTGAAACAAGCAGTATGAAGGAAAAAGAAATGGTAACAGAAGAGAAAAGTGCACAAACAGTGACTGAACCAGTGCAAGAGATACAATTAAAAGTTGGACAATCTTTCAAAAACAAAGGAATTCTTCAAACATGCATGATATTTCACGCAATTAGACATCACTATCAGCACAAGACTGTCAAATCTTGTCAAAAGCAACTTCTACTGAGATGTATCAATGATACATGTGATTTGTATCTTAAAGCTTCTAGCATCGGCAAATCAAAATTGTTCATCATCCGAAACCTGAACATGAAGCACACATGTCCTGTAGATACAAGATTTAACAGCCAGAGACAAGCTTCATCGTCATATATTGCAGAATCCATCAAACAGAAATACCTCAATGTCAAATCGACATACACACCAACTGATATCAAAAATGATTTAGAGATGATCGATGGGGTCAAGGTCAGCTATATGAAGGCTTATAGATCAAGAGAAAAAACATTTGAAATGATACGAGGCAATCCATCAGAATCATATAAATTTCTACCAATTTTGTTACAAATGCTTGGAACGACAAATCCAGGATCAACAATTGATATTCAGgtgagagaaaataaataatacatctttgatacatcTTTATTGTTTGTTCTAGGTACATCTGAgatgtttttaatatttcaaaagtATATGAAATTACAAGATACATCTTAGATACATAAACaatacataaattatttattaaaatgtcATAACTAATgaaaaatgttataattaatattcagGTGACAGAAGACCATTATTTCTTATATGTTTTTACTGCCTTGAATTCTTCAATTAAAGGGTGGCAGCACTGCAGGCCCGTTATGATTGTTGatggaacgtttttaaaagcGGCATATGGTGGAACCCTTCTTGTTGCAACAGCACAAGATGCAGCTGGAATACTTTTTCCTTTAGCTTTTTGCATCGTAGATTCAGAGAATGATAAGTCATGGGAATATTTTTTCAGTCAAATTAGAAATGCATTTGGAACAAGAGCAGGTATGTGCATTGTATCAGATAGACATCTGAGCATTGATAATGCagcaaaaaaaatatatccGGAGGCTGACCATTGCTTGTGTATCTTCCACCTTCTGAATAACATCAAGACAAATTTCAGAAGAAGTGCAAAGAAAGTGAAAGAGCCATTCATTGCAGCAGCAAAAGCATACACGGAGAAggattttaattatcatatgaATGAGCTAGACGACATAGATACACGGATTAAGTCGTATCTTCATGGTATCAGATACAAAAGATGGTCAAGGTACCACTCAGAATGCAACAGATATAAGACAATGACTTCGAACCCAGCCGAGTCATTAAACGCAGCAATAAAGCATGCAAGAGAACTGTCGATAGCAACGCTCCTTATGTATTTACATGACCTCCAACAAGAGTACTCCTACAAGAATAGAAACATTGCCATGTACACTATGACAAAAATGACAAAAAGGCATGATGTGCTAGCACAGAGTTATGTTAATTCACTCAAATTACAGGTATGAAAATCATTCTtcttttaaaactattaaaactgatgtatattttatgtataaaacATGTATCTACTGTTAAAACATGTATATACTGTTATTAAAAACTCTGTATCATAGATGTATCAACTATGTATTAGATAACCATTGTTTATCTTCAAAAACTATTTACAGGTAAAACATTCTACAAATGAAGTGATCACAGTGTTGAATGGTAGCATCAAATACACAGTCGACATGAAAGATAGAACATGCACTTGCAAGAGATTTGAAATTGATGAAATACCGTGTCAACATGCAGTAGCAATTATCAATGAAATGAACCGAGATCCTTATCAGTATTGTTCAATCTACTACATGAAAGAAACTATGCTAGCAACGTATAGTGAAACGGTATTTCCAATGGCGAAAGAAGATGAATGGGATGTACCGCAACAAGTAAAAGACTTTATTGTATTACCGCCGCAGCATAAAACAAAAAGCGGAAGGCCAAAAAAGGAAAGGTTTAAACATACTTGGGAAAAACTGAAACATGCAAAGTGTACTCGTTGTGGTGACCGTGGACACAGTCGAAAGACATGTAAAAACGTGCCAAAGAAACACTAAATACAGACTGTGGACAGAAAATATATTTGCTTATTAAATAGttttattacattttattttttgactttgttatcattaaattctttttttatatatttattttatatacattagTGATACATTTGTTATACATATTGCATGTTTTATGCCAGATATATCTTTCATCACTGTAATCAATTCACTGATTATGTGTTTATgtcaaatacataaattatacatCTTCAATACATTTTGAATATTTCATGTTTATCTGagatgtttttgatattttaaaagtacAGAAAATTTAAAGATACATCTTTTATACAAAGTAGATACATAAACAATGTAttgaaaaaatctaaaattaaaattaaaatgtcataactaattaaaatatattgctaaaaactaaataaaaatgtcATAACTGATTAAAAACAGATAACAGGTTCACATACAAACAAAcataacaattttttaaaaaattctaaacatAAACTGTATCATGAACTAAAAAACTATCGAATTACCGATTCTTTCTAAAATAAGTAAACACTAATTCTTCATTTCGCCTTTTGGTTTCGCCTTGACATGTTTAGAAACATGCTTCGCCTTTGCTTTTCCTTTTCTGTTCACCTCACATCTATTTGAAGAACTTTCAATATTAAAGTTGTTTTTCCAATTGCCATAGTTGTACAGACCGAATGCAAGACGCCTTCGATGATCATTGATACAATATTCATTCACCATATCGTCCTCTTTTCCATAAGCAACGTATTCAGCAAAAGAATATACAAAAAAACCACAATCTCTGCATTGTAAAAAGTAACATAATCAGAAATGAATAgacttaaaaaatcaaatagcaAATTATAAAAGTGACATACTTGTACACTTGAAGCGGCAGACAGTCGTCAAAAAGCACATCAAGTGCATCAGTAGACCCTTGGCTTATGTAAAATGGTGAGCTCATATCACAAACAGAATTGAGTTTGAAAACATCAAGCATGTCAAGAAAATAAGGAAGCACAGTCGCATAATAAATAGCAATCACCCTGGCTGCATTTACACTTGACGGTGTACGCAGAGAATTCATAACAGTCAGCCTCCTAAACCTCAAATTCAGCGCAAGAAGGATCCAATGACTATTTTCTTTCACATGAACCGGAATGAACATGGATTCACAGTCCTTCCAAGCTGTATTAGCATACATATGATTGCCTTTTATGTACTCACCAATCATATCATCCCCAAGCAACAAATCTGTATCAAATTCACCTTCCATGAAAATACTTGCAAATGATTGAAAGCTTTGGTCGAATAAACTGTCCGTTGTCGTAAATttcaaagccaaacttttgtcATACTTGCCTTTTTTCCTCAAGTAGTAAAATAACACATCCAAGTGCtgcaatcaaacaaataaacaagtTAAAAATGCAAGTCAGAATTACGTATCAATAAGGTATCATTAAAAAAACAGTAATAGATCAAAATTAACAACAAAGTGTATCAAATATGTTAAAGGTATGTATCAACAATGTATCATTAGTGTAcactcaaaataaaaaaaaataccgaATTGGACAATTCCATATCCCGAAACGTAATTGGGTAAAACCAATCTTTCGTGCTAATTTGTTCAacaccaaaattaaaaggtgGATCAATTTTGGTCACTGCTTCCTTATAATACCTTCccctaaataaaaataataaattattgtaaataataatatatatttaaagaataaatactatattaaaaatacaaatacttACTCATATGGTCTAACCACCTTCAGTTTTCCATAATTGATCCAACCCTCAAATTCAACTAATTCAGTAGACATAAGCACATCTCCAATATTGTTATCGAAAGGGAATAGCCTACTCACTGTAAGAACATTTCCAACCTCCTTAACGTCAACATCTCCGGAACTGAATTGAGCCAAAAACGGAGATTGTAATAAATGACTGGGCCTCTTTATCCTCTTTCTGTCCACaggtgtatttttattatttccaGCATCAGTGGATGTACCAGCATTTACATTACCTTATCAGAAACAGCCtacaaacaatttcaaaaataaatatctatAAAAGTATATgaaatacataaatgatacataaattatacataCCTTAGATTTCACAGAAGGAATGTCACTACCATGAACACCAGCAATATCATCCCCACCAGCATCACCCTCTTTTCCATTACCACCACCAATCTCTCCAGCATTACCACCAGCATCACCATCGTCCTTATCGTCCTTACCATCATCTTCGCCACCATCATCTTCCTCATTTTTATCCCGACCCTCTTCTTTTTCCTCTTCCTCATCCTTATCCGATTCTATCTTATCAGCCATCTTCAAGTCCTTGACAATGCCATCGCTCTTCTAATATATAGTTTCAAAAAAATCAGATATTCAAGACATACAAAATACATATAGCCAATAAGGAAATACACAATACAATACCTCAATATCAGTCAAAGCGGGACCAGAATCTTCATTATTGGACGGCTGTCGTACTGCATTATCTTCCTTCTCCAGTGCCTTATCAGCTAGATTAGCTTGAACCTTATCATGAatacaaacaataaaaaatattaaacaacaCGTAGAAAACGACTTGCATAAATACaaattatttcattttcaaaataccTCAGAAACGTTTACATCAGATTCATGAACAGTATTATCACCATCCATACCAACATGGACTTTATCCTGAAAATTGCAGTTATGGAGATACAACTATCagatacataaaaaatacataaaaaaacatatcaatGAGTGAAAATAGTACCTATAGATCAGACAACACAGCAAATATGGTTTCACTAATATTCGCAGCTCGTTTAACAATAAATGCAACttcctaaaaaatattttttcacaacaattttaaattacagttttttaaaagtataaatataacaaaaactaATTCTACTTACTGAATCAGTGTCATCATCGATATCGTCATCACCGACATCATTAAAATTCTTATCAGAATTGAATTTTTCATTACCAACCGAATTATATTGcataaaaaggaataaaattagataaaaaaatataaaccataaatAATAATGCGCTAATCAGCTTACCTGAAATTGTTGCTCGATGCCTAGAGATTTCCCGATCACAAGCAATGCGTCCATaacaaaatttaactttttctcAATGGATGAAATTGCAGTGGATTGCTGTTTTGACTTGCAACAACTGAATCCAATTGCAGTGGATTGCtgcttttaactttttttcgtGGAAAACTGTCTCGCCTCTTAGATGATTCGCCCTTTTTCAGCTTCATATAGTCACCAAGTATCTGATCGTCATCACTTGAATAGTCGTCATTTTCAACAATTTTTGTTTTACTAGTTTGAAAAAATCCAGAAATATTGGGATTAGATTTTTCTTCAACCGATGGCACAATATTCTTCAACTTCAGCTGatataataaaagttaaaacagCCAGTAAACAAAATGTGGTAGATACATAAAAAATGACTAAACAATACTGATAATTATCAAACCTCTTGACGCGACAGATTGAAAAAAGTTTCATTGAGATACTTTTTCTTTAGTTTCATATCAGTGTTGTACCACTTTAACATTCTAGGTACCATTGCAGCATCTTCATTCAACAAACAAATCTTCATTCTCGCAACGGGACAAACCTCATAAAACCACAATTGAAGTACAAGCGGAAAGTTATTAAGCCTATAAAATTAAAGACGCTTGTTCGAAAGAACTCGATTTTTCATATCAGAAATTGTATTACGAAAAACCAAAATTCCCTACGGAAAGGAATTGTAATCACCGCTATCAACCATATCTACTAAAAATCTACTCACATTCTGATATTTGGTTTCATGAGAAAACAGAAAACACTCATACAAATAAATCACAGCCAACTTGACAGCATCCTCATCACTCCTAAACGACTTATTCATCAATAAAAAGCCTAAACTGTCTCTAGTAATCTCACTATTTGGAAAATATGTATCTAACAGAAAGTTTTTAAGAGTAGAATACGAAAGAGTATTACAATCTCCTACACATTTTAGCCCGGTTATAACTGCAAACTCCTCTATGCTAAAACGCAACTTGTAGCCAGAAATCTTCAACCAAAGTTCAGAAGCATTAGGATGTTTAACCTCATGCATCAGCCGGGAATGAAGCAGTTGTGGCTGGTTAAAAACAGgcttaaaatcaagaaaatggcCAAGAAAAGTACCACGAAAAAGTTCCAACTGCCGCGGAGTTAAAATATTCTTTATATTTTCAATAATATTGAACCGCGGGGCAATTGTAATTCTGCAACTGTAACGGTTTTCAGGAGCAAGCAAGTAATCCCAgttctacaaaaaaaaaaaatagaacaaaaCTTAAAATACACAGTACAAAACACAGATAcgtaaaaaatacataaaaatacatcaatatGTACAAAAATTAGGTTTCAAAAAGgatgaaaataacaaaaatacattacaaacaaatgaaaataaCCCATTTAAAATGAAAGacaatacataaaaaatacatacaAAATCAGGTTTCAATAGATGAAAATAATACttcaaaaatacataaaacaacAAATGAAATAAcccattttaaaacaaaaacacagtatcatatatataaaaaaataacgtataataatcaaaaaataaactaaaacccATAACTCTAAAAATGAAGAACATGCAAATCTCTTTTAGTGTGATGATAAAAATACCTTCAGTAAACGGTAGGATCTTTAAAAACAACTAGTTTCTCCTCTAACTTTTCAATAGAACCCGCATCAAAAGTTAGCTTCCTCTTTTTTGAAACCCTAGTCTCAACAACCTTCACCTTCGTTTCAAAATCAGAATCTGATGCTTCTTCACCAGCAGCAGCACTTGCATTTCCCTTTTTACTTAACTTCCGCTTCATTTtaggttttttctttttttttctttctcagaATTAGGCGTTGATCTAGTAGCAACTACCATCgtactatttataaaaaaatatttaacgaAAGTAACTGTTAAAATCGTGCCTACAATTTAGGGAGAgataatgaaaaagaagaaaatgggTAGACGTTGAAAGAAGTTCAAGAATTAAGCTCTGAAAATGGCAGTTACCGTAGAGAGAGAAGAAAAATGCGAGAGAAAAGTGGAGAAGAAAGAAGCAAGAAAGAGCACGTGttaattttagcatttttttattCCAATCTTGTGCCACATGTAGGGCAGAGATCAAGTACGTAAATTATGTAAGAAATTGCCGTTATTAGACATTAAATGAAATAGGCAACTTAGCAGTTAATGAAAAGATTAAGTAAGGTTAgcttttttgttaatttttgccgttttatgaatttttgtgtaatttttccTTTGTAAAGAGCATTATTCCGATTAATCAACACAAATCAAATAAGATCTTATCTTATCCAATT includes:
- the LOC126661966 gene encoding uncharacterized protein LOC126661966, with the protein product MELSNSHLDVLFYYLRKKGKYDKSLALKFTTTDSLFDQSFQSFASIFMEGEFDTDLLLGDDMIGEYIKGNHMYANTAWKDCESMFIPVHVKENSHWILLALNLRFRRLTVMNSLRTPSSVNAARVIAIYYATVLPYFLDMLDVFKLNSVCDMSSPFYISQGSTDALDVLFDDCLPLQVYKDCGFFVYSFAEYVAYGKEDDMVNEYCINDHRRRLAFGLYNYGNWKNNFNIESSSNRCEVNRKGKAKAKHVSKHVKAKPKGEMKN
- the LOC126661964 gene encoding uncharacterized protein LOC126661964; the protein is MESLLVMVQHSGQWIEENTYADFQVIGIMIPKDSSYLDLLNQISNELKLKLQEQRIEVKYQVKNQYPPLKITDDSSFKFYMDIKKMQTDFTMYPLCIDVHSDTLLIQATQQSSRSISTGISYSDYTNNYQFTEMEVDTSAIHLPYSGDTFSEIRKYATLLAKDSVETSSMKEKEMVTEEKSAQTVTEPVQEIQLKVGQSFKNKGILQTCMIFHAIRHHYQHKTVKSCQKQLLLRCINDTCDLYLKASSIGKSKLFIIRNLNMKHTCPVDTRFNSQRQASSSYIAESIKQKYLNVKSTYTPTDIKNDLEMIDGVKVSYMKAYRSREKTFEMIRGNPSESYKFLPILLQMLGTTNPGSTIDIQVTEDHYFLYVFTALNSSIKGWQHCRPVMIVDGTFLKAAYGGTLLVATAQDAAGILFPLAFCIVDSENDKSWEYFFSQIRNAFGTRAGMCIVSDRHLSIDNAAKKIYPEADHCLCIFHLLNNIKTNFRRSAKKVKEPFIAAAKAYTEKDFNYHMNELDDIDTRIKSYLHGIRYKRWSRYHSECNRYKTMTSNPAESLNAAIKHARELSIATLLMYLHDLQQEYSYKNRNIAMYTMTKMTKRHDVLAQSYVNSLKLQVKHSTNEVITVLNGSIKYTVDMKDRTCTCKRFEIDEIPCQHAVAIINEMNRDPYQYCSIYYMKETMLATYSETVFPMAKEDEWDVPQQVKDFIVLPPQHKTKSGRPKKERFKHTWEKLKHAKCTRCGDRGHSRKTCKNVPKKH